CTGTCGCTCGCCGCGATCCTGCTGGTCGACAAGGATTCGATTCTGTTCATCAGCGTGGCGCCGCCCGAGCCGGGCGGACCCATGTTCGCGGGCGCAGCCGAGCGCGCCTATCTCGTACTGGGATGTCTGATCGGCGCCGCCGGCGGCCCACTCCAGGCCGCCTCGCGCACGCTCCTCATCCGTCTCGCACCGAAGGACCGCATCGCGCAGTATTTCGGCCTGTTCGCGCTGACGGGAAAAGTGACGTCTTTCATCGGTCCGCTGCTGATCGGCGCAATCACGGCCGGGACTGCGAGTCAAAAGGCCGGCATGGGCGTGCTGGTGGTGTTCTTCGCCGCGGGGCTGGCGTTGTTGATGCGGGTGCGGGAGTAGCTGCGGCTCGTAGCCCGGATGGAGCGCAGCGCAATCCAGGGCACTATCGCCAGGCATTTCAAGGTCGTCCCGGCGAAGGCCGGGACCCATTACCCCAGGGAGCAGTTTGGCGAAGACTGGCAGTTAAGCAGTCATTCCACGGTACTAAGACTACGCGCTACCGATAGATCACGCGGTATGGGTCCCGGCCTTCGCCGGGACGACGCGTGGAGGGTGCGTGCCCACCGCGACCCGGATTTCGCTGAAGCGCAATCCGGCTACGCTGGATCAGCTAGTGCCGGAAGTGCCTGGTGCCCGTGAACACCATGGCGATGCCGTGCTCGTCGGCGGCCTTGATCACCTCGTCGTCGCGCATCGAGCCGCCGGGCTGAACCACGGCAGTGGCGCCAGCCTCGATGCAGGCGAGCATGCCGTCGGCAAACGGGAAGAACGCATCTGACGCGACGACCGAGCCCTTGGTGAGGGGCTCGGCGAGCTTCAGCTCGTTCGCCGCATCCTGCGCCTTGCGTGCCGCGATCCGCGCCGAATCCACCCGGCTCATCTGGCCTGCGCCGATGCCGACGGTGGCCAGATCCTTGGCATAGATGATGGTGTTGGATTTGACGTGCTTTGCGACACGGAACGCGAACTTGAGGTCGCGCATCTCGGCGTCGGTCGGCGCACGCTTGGTCACCACCTTGAAGGTCATGTCGTCGACCACGGCGTTGTCGGGGCTCTGCACGAGCAAGCCGCCGGCAACGGTCTTGGCGGTGAGACCGGCCGAACGCGGGTCGGGCAGGCCGCCGGCGAGCAGCAGGCGAAGGTTCTTGCGCGCGCCGATGATGGCGATTGCCTCCTCGCTCGCGTCCGGCGCGATGATCACCTCGGTGAAGATCTTCGTGATCTCGCGCGCGGTGTCGGCATCGAGCGCGCGGTTCATCGCGATGATGCCGCCAAAGGCGGAGGTCGAGTCGCAGGCCAGAGCCCTGCGATAGGCGGTGGCGAGATCGGGACCTTCCGCGACGCCGCAGGGGTTGGCATGCTTGACGATGACGCAGGCCGCGGTGCGCTTGGCGTCGAACTCGCCGATGCACTCATAGGCCGCATCGGTGTCGTTGATGTTGTTGTAGGAGAGCTCCTTGCCCTGCAAT
This region of Bradyrhizobium sp. CCGUVB1N3 genomic DNA includes:
- the purH gene encoding bifunctional phosphoribosylaminoimidazolecarboxamide formyltransferase/IMP cyclohydrolase, which produces MTDHPRRVTRALLSVSDKTGLIEFAKALAAHGVELVSTGGTAKAIASAGLKVKDVSDLTGFPEMMDGRVKTLHPKVHGGLLAIRDNKEHAEAMKAHGIAPIDLLVVNLYPFEATVDKGAGFEECIENIDIGGPAMIRAAAKNHDDVAVVVEAQDYQAVLDELAANNGATTLKLRRRLAAKAYARTGAYDAAISNWFNRQLEIDAPDYRAFGGKLIQALRYGENPHQTAAFYATPDKRPGVSTARQLQGKELSYNNINDTDAAYECIGEFDAKRTAACVIVKHANPCGVAEGPDLATAYRRALACDSTSAFGGIIAMNRALDADTAREITKIFTEVIIAPDASEEAIAIIGARKNLRLLLAGGLPDPRSAGLTAKTVAGGLLVQSPDNAVVDDMTFKVVTKRAPTDAEMRDLKFAFRVAKHVKSNTIIYAKDLATVGIGAGQMSRVDSARIAARKAQDAANELKLAEPLTKGSVVASDAFFPFADGMLACIEAGATAVVQPGGSMRDDEVIKAADEHGIAMVFTGTRHFRH